The following proteins are encoded in a genomic region of Desulfonatronum thiodismutans:
- a CDS encoding amino acid ABC transporter ATP-binding protein produces the protein MTTQQPVLRVEGIHKTLGDQLVLDDVSLTVNRGEVKILIGPSGSGKSTLLQCLNFLHYPDQGRIWLDGREFKAAGRKDLCAFRQQVGMIFQDFNLFDHLTALDNVRIALIKVKGEAKAKATHRAKEELARVGLADKMDLYPAQLSGGQKQRVSMARALAMDPKVLLLDEPTSALDPELIGEVLAVIRFLASAGMTMIMATHQIAFSATMAHEFLFMEKGRIVERGSPAHLLAPGASSRTMAFCAKINELSGDLGAAERSCASPNAIPAGNPEGGRGTT, from the coding sequence ATGACCACGCAGCAACCTGTTCTCCGCGTCGAAGGCATCCATAAGACCCTCGGCGATCAACTCGTCCTGGATGACGTCTCCCTGACCGTGAATCGGGGCGAGGTAAAAATCCTGATCGGCCCCTCGGGGTCCGGCAAGAGCACGCTGTTGCAGTGCCTGAACTTTCTGCACTACCCGGATCAGGGCCGGATTTGGCTGGACGGACGGGAATTCAAGGCCGCCGGTCGCAAGGATTTGTGCGCCTTTCGTCAGCAAGTGGGAATGATCTTCCAGGATTTCAATCTGTTCGACCACCTGACCGCGCTGGACAACGTGCGCATCGCCCTGATCAAGGTCAAAGGCGAAGCCAAGGCCAAGGCCACGCACCGCGCCAAGGAAGAATTGGCCCGGGTCGGCCTGGCGGACAAGATGGACCTGTATCCGGCCCAACTGTCCGGAGGTCAGAAACAACGCGTTTCCATGGCCCGTGCCCTGGCCATGGACCCCAAGGTACTGCTCCTGGACGAACCTACCAGCGCTCTGGACCCGGAACTCATCGGTGAGGTTCTGGCCGTGATCCGCTTCCTGGCTTCCGCCGGCATGACCATGATCATGGCCACCCACCAGATCGCCTTTTCCGCGACCATGGCCCACGAGTTTCTGTTCATGGAAAAGGGACGGATCGTGGAACGCGGCAGCCCGGCGCACCTGCTGGCCCCCGGGGCCTCGTCCCGGACCATGGCCTTTTGCGCCAAGATCAATGAACTCTCCGGTGACCTGGGCGCGGCAGAGCGCAGTTGCGCGTCTCCAAACGCAATCCCGGCCGGCAACCCAGAGGGCGGACGCGGCACGACATGA
- a CDS encoding ABC transporter substrate-binding protein has protein sequence MAKGSRFGVLAGLLAALVLCLTLSGPAWAEKTLVNGIDFGFPPFGFVDTQGNPAGFDVDSVNWIAEQMGFTVRHQPMDWDGIIPALNTNRIDFIASGMSITEERMKVVNFTIPYYEVTQVLVANEAEETSFEEMFTTGKKIGVQRGTNTHTLLIDKAKEPGMNFEIVAYDSTDLSMQDLPIGRIHASAMDSSIAREMKKGRAFKTIGTFDVPADGYGYAVRKNDTELLNTLNEGLKKLMADPYWVELKQKWELE, from the coding sequence ATGGCTAAGGGATCGCGTTTCGGCGTTTTGGCGGGACTTTTAGCGGCACTGGTGCTGTGCCTGACCCTCAGTGGACCGGCCTGGGCCGAAAAGACACTGGTCAACGGCATCGATTTCGGCTTTCCGCCCTTCGGCTTCGTGGACACCCAAGGCAACCCGGCTGGCTTTGACGTGGACTCCGTCAATTGGATCGCCGAACAGATGGGTTTCACCGTGCGGCACCAGCCCATGGACTGGGACGGAATCATCCCGGCCCTGAACACCAACCGCATCGACTTCATCGCCTCGGGCATGAGCATCACCGAAGAACGGATGAAGGTCGTCAACTTTACCATCCCTTACTACGAAGTCACCCAGGTTCTGGTGGCCAACGAAGCCGAGGAGACTTCATTTGAAGAGATGTTCACCACCGGCAAAAAAATCGGCGTGCAGCGGGGCACCAACACCCACACCCTGCTCATCGACAAGGCCAAGGAGCCGGGCATGAACTTCGAGATCGTGGCCTACGACTCCACGGACCTATCCATGCAGGACCTGCCCATCGGACGCATTCACGCCTCGGCCATGGACAGTTCCATTGCCCGTGAAATGAAGAAGGGCCGGGCCTTCAAGACCATCGGCACCTTCGATGTCCCCGCGGACGGCTACGGCTACGCTGTACGCAAGAACGACACCGAACTGCTGAACACGCTCAACGAAGGCCTGAAGAAGCTAATGGCTGATCCGTACTGGGTCGAGCTGAAGCAGAAATGGGAACTTGAGTAA
- a CDS encoding amino acid ABC transporter permease: MDFAKVMPVLWESLPYILGGITWTLTLVFGAMFLGLCLGIPLAVGQVYGSKTIRRLAGFYVWLFRGVPILVQLYLFYFGILAYLSQVPALSGLGLDSAFLAALVVLSLTSAAYQSQIFRGSIQSLPEGQLKAARALGMTDGQAIRSIILPQALRLSIPGWSNEYSILLKDSALAFAIGVMEIMSRTRTVAALTHEPLPFALVAGVLFYILTHLGVRALKTLERKVRIPGYARQGSMS, from the coding sequence ATGGATTTCGCCAAAGTCATGCCCGTGCTCTGGGAATCCTTGCCCTATATCCTGGGCGGGATCACCTGGACCCTAACCCTTGTCTTCGGGGCCATGTTCCTCGGCCTGTGCCTCGGCATCCCGCTGGCCGTGGGTCAAGTGTACGGGTCAAAAACCATCCGTCGTCTGGCCGGCTTCTATGTCTGGCTGTTTCGTGGGGTGCCCATCCTGGTCCAGCTCTACCTGTTCTACTTCGGCATCCTGGCCTACCTCAGCCAGGTTCCCGCGCTATCCGGCCTGGGACTGGACAGCGCCTTTCTGGCGGCCCTGGTGGTGCTCAGTCTGACCAGCGCGGCTTATCAATCCCAAATTTTTCGCGGCTCCATCCAGTCCCTGCCCGAAGGCCAGCTCAAAGCGGCCCGTGCCCTGGGCATGACCGACGGCCAGGCCATCCGGAGCATTATCCTGCCTCAGGCCCTGCGGCTGTCCATCCCCGGCTGGTCCAACGAATACTCCATCCTGCTCAAGGACTCTGCTCTAGCCTTTGCCATCGGGGTGATGGAAATCATGTCCCGGACCCGGACCGTGGCCGCCCTGACCCATGAGCCGCTGCCCTTCGCCCTGGTGGCCGGAGTGCTCTTCTATATCCTGACCCACCTGGGCGTCCGGGCGCTGAAGACGCTGGAACGAAAGGTGCGGATTCCCGGTTACGCCCGGCAAGGAAGCATGTCATGA